DNA from Eucalyptus grandis isolate ANBG69807.140 chromosome 5, ASM1654582v1, whole genome shotgun sequence:
CCTTTCCCACGTCAACAAGGATCTACCTTTAAACAGATGATCCTCCAAGCTACCTTCTCTCATGAATTCGTAAACCAAGATAAATTTATTTGCCTCGTGACAATAGCCTGTAAGTGGCGTTAAGTTTCTGTGCCTAAGTTGGCCTAACGTCATCACCTCGGATTTGTACTCTTTTATCCCTTGGTGCGAATCAGAGTTTATTATCTTCACGGCGACTTGTGTGCGAGCGTCTCTTAAGTGCCCTTCGTACACGACGCCAAAACCTCCTTTTCCCAGAATCTTGCCACCTGCAGTGGCGATCATCAACTCTTCATAGGAGAACTTCTTCGGTCCACTAAACTTTTCAAACTCCATGTCTATGGTTAATTCCAAGCTATGGTCGCCTTCTTCTCCACCTCTCTCGGTCTCGGTTTCGTTCTCCTCGGTCACGTTCGGTCCCTTTATACACACTTCACCACTCGCACCCGCCGCCTGTATGGCCCCATGCTCGTCCAAAATCGCCATCTCCTGCCCCACGGGTCTCCCAACCGACCCAGGCTTATGCTCGCCATCTTCGGGCAAGGGGTTTGCAGCCATCAGGTGAGTAGCATCTGTCATTGCATAAGCCTCGAGCACAGGGGCACCAAATGCCTCCTCGAGCCGAGCCCTGATAGAGGGCGCGGGTGATGCGCTGCAGCTTGTTACGAATCGAAGCTTCGGGTAAGCCGGCTCCTGCTTTCTGAGGTGGCACTTCAGGATTTTCTTGTGGAATATAGCGTCTGCTGTGTACCACGTGGCATTGTATGAAATCATATCTGCCCAAAATGTGGGCGCCGAGAACTTAACAGCTGCTGGGAGGGCCACGGCAGCTCCAGCAGCTAAAGAGCTCAATAGTCCAGCAACTAAGCCGTGCACACGGAACAATGGAAGCACAATCACGGTAGAGTCTGACTCTGTTAGTTTGTACACCCACTTGATGTTCTGAACTGATGAAGCCAAATTGCGCTGAGTAAGCAGCAAGCGTTTGGGATGACTCACAGTGCCGGACGTGTGCAACAAAAGAGCTACATCCGAGGGATCGTTCACGACTTTGGACATTGAGACAAGGCTCGGCTTTATGCCAGTCGAAGAGAGAGTGATTCTGGAATCGGCAGAGTGAAGCTTGGCGGTTAGGCGGGGGATGTTAAGCTTGGAAGCAGCGTCTTGAGCCcgttggttttcttcttgtggtGTCAATAGGAGCTTCGATCCAGAGTAGGAAAGGTAGAACTCGAACTCCTTAGCTGTGTAGATGGGGTTGAGCGGAGCTGCCGTGGCTCGACAACGGATTACTGCCAGAAACAGGATCACAAACTGCAAAACAAACACATTTTCCAATCAGCAAAGTATCACGCTAGTCCCCGCGGAATGGAGATAATACACATGTATTTGCAGAATATGCCGACAACTAGTTTGTCGCCTTTTGATTTCATTAAAACCATCCATCTCCTTGATAAGCTTCGACTTGTTTTGCGATGAATCGATGCTTGTACATCCCAAAAAACAAACCTTTGGACACGACAGAAGACGCTCTTCATGCTCTTCCCAATTCAATTTGTTCTTGTTCAATTCGCACCACGCGCTCACAGAAATTTCATGCCTTAGATGCTATTTTTTCAGTAGAAATCGACACCATTTCCGTTGCTCTGTTCTCAAAGTACTGTAAAACtcaaagaaacattttttttccaagctATTTCCTAGTCGATCTTTCACAagtcatcaatctcatcatgaGGAATATATCGTCACCGTGATCTTCCAGATATTACATTCTTGAATTTAAATAGCATTATCCGTGCTCGCAGACAGACTCGAGATGATCCAAACATACCTCAACAGTGTTGGGGAAAGCAAGTGCGACGACGTCACCGGCACCGACACCAGAGGCGGCAAGCAGCGTGGCGGTGTGGTCAACAAGCTTCTGCAGCTGCGCATGCGTCAGGTCGACCTCCCCGCAGGTGGAGACGGCTGTCCTGTCGGGGAAATCCGATGCCACCTTCTTCAACAGGCCCGTGAGCGCAAGTTCCTCCCCCATCGCTAAATACAGAGAACCAATAGACAGAACCGGCCGGAACCGATCGCGATTCCGGTTGAAGACAACACCACAATCGCTTGGCGAGACTAAGAACCAAAGATATAGCGAGAGCACGATTCCCACGAAGGAGAATGGGGAAACCGAGAGCGTTCGATGACGGAGGAGGAGCGTGGAGGGTTCGTATGCATATGCGATGGAGACAAGACGTGAGGGAGGGAGGGTAGCTGGAAGAATCGAGGTGGCTTCGCGGCCAGTGCGAGCTTGGTGAAGGTGACGACTGGGATTTAACGGGTCAAAGGCTGGAACTAGCCTTACTAAAGTCTTCGCTGCTGCTGGATCATGCAAAAGTCAAAGGGAGTATGCACAATCCCACCACGTGTACAAAATTAATGATGTCAATGGTTGGGTTttggtttggattttttaatttttttaatttttttaagctcAAACTCACTTCCTTACGGATCAAGAAaactctctttccttctttttttctttttcttttatttctttttttctccgcaaaatatatttctctctagtcgtcgtcttcttctccgTCTTGCTTCTTGAACGCGACTCTCTCCTCCCCACTCCAAGGCCTCACCTACCACTCCACCAGGTCCAACCCAGAACCTGTCCTCCTTGGCAAGATCGCCGGGCTGAAGCTTCGGATTCAGGCCCTACAGCGCGGAATATCAGATTCCGGGAGGCGATCCGAGGGAAGTGGCAAACGCGGCTGCACCGTTGCAGGTTTTGCAGGAGAGGAATTTAATCGCTGGAGAGGGGGTTGAGCGCGAGTCTGATGCTATTGGAGGTGAGAGAGGAGAAGGCGGTGGAGGAGAAGGAAACTGTGGCggaggaaaagagagatggagatTAGGGCTTTCAGTGGCAATTTTGAGAGAGGTGAGAAAGAAGGGAGATTTCTGTTAACTAATcgaattaaaataatctaaaccaaaaaataagaacagttattttttttcaatccgaatagaaaatgcatgaaatttcaGCTTGGTTCGTTTTTCTCAATTCGGTTATGACAACCCTACTATAAACGGAGAGCACTATCCCCTCATCATTAGttaaatgatttggaaacttCTGCGAAAAGGAGTCAACATTTAGCTTTCCAGATGGGAACAATTGGGACTGTCATTGGACCGCTCAAGAAAACAAGCTACTATATTGCTGGAAGCCCAAATGGGAAAAGTATGGAAATGAGTCTCTACAAGGGAACTGGCCATCAAATTGTATAGCAGCACAACTTTATAAGTAGAAGCATCGGCAAATTGGTAGCTTTGCGAGCACGTTGAATGATGCGGGACATATAGTAGAGGATGTAAAAATGAAGCCTTACAAAATCCAAGAATTTATTTACTGTACATGATGTTGCTTCTACCATCACAATTCGGACCTTAAAAATTTGGATGAAACAAAGAAAGGTATGGAACCACTTTATTGAGCTAACTACTGTGCATAATACATAATGccttagtaaaaaaaaaaggacatcaGGCTAAGATTTCGATAGAGGAAAACAAGTCGCGCCTTTGATGTAAAGGTTTCTTCCCAATATGTAGAACAAACGCCCTCGAGTTTTCCTATTTCAAAAAGCTTGTCCATGAAAACCTTCATTTACACAACCTGCTTATAGACAACATAAAGGATTAAAGAAATTTATAAATAGCATGTCAGAAAAGCTATAGAAAATAATGGTTTAAAGGAAACGCATGTTAGGATTGCTACTACGAAACTGGTCGAGAGGGCAACCGACCACAAATCCAAGTAGTGAGAATTTAGATACCCGCATGTACACAAGGAAACGAGAACCCCATTAGGCCCCAAGCAGAAACATTTCCAAGACAATGCAAATTTACTTCATGTACACTTATCGGTAAGGATATTGTGACCCAAGACTGAGAAACAATAATATAATTGACCAAAACATGCCTAACTCTCTAAGAAACCCCAAAAAGCCTTAGGTCCAATCTCACTTATGCCCggaatttttttgtctaaaaaaatccctaaatttcaCTTTAGTCCCATATCCATCCACACATCCAAATATCAAtacaaattcttcaagattatcCACATCAAGGCCAATTAAAAGTTCATCatcaaaatttgtgttttcatcaacACCCTCACCTTTGTATGCAATGGCAGTAATCTCTCGATGCTAATAATCTTGAAGAAACCAATGGCAATTTTTTGGAAGCATTGGCAAATTTGACACTAGAGTTAAAGTTGGGATCTTTTTTTAAACCATAAAAGGTTCAAGACAGAATTGAGATTGGACCTAATGTTAAGAGTCTTTTTAGGGAATCAACCCCCAAAACCTAAGGTCTAATCTAATTGAGAAACCAGGTCCGATGATTCTAGCCCTCTTATAGATGCGAACTAATGAGGCAAGAAATTAAAGATACTAATTTAGGGAATAAGCAATAACAAATACCAAGCTTTAAGCAGAACCAACACCGATAAATTACTCATGGTTGAGGTCCTTCGCACAACGATACTCATGGTTGGGAGCCAGACCAAGTACGACAAACAAAATTCTCCAGTCAACCCAAACACTTAGGTTGGAAAAACTTCCTTATAGGATGCATCCAAACAGTAATTCCCACGGGAGCAATTCCTCCAAGAAATGGAGATACTAACACAAAAGCAGGCTGAAAGGCAGCTCGCCAGACTCTGAAGAACAGTCGCCATCAAGTCAATATTTGTCTTCTTCCTAAGCAGAATGCTGCAATTATGGCAACAACAAAGACTAATACCCCAACAGCAGAATACTGCAATTATGGCAACAACAAAGACTATTTCACTGGTGACATTTGTGTATACCCCAACAAGGCTAGGAtcccaaaagagaaaatagaaagttCCCCCAGAGGGACAAGCTCCGGCAAATTCATGACTTCTAAGTTTCATCCTTCTGCATACAAAATAACAAGAACAGTTCTcgtaaaaaatcaaattgggaaaaagtacaccaaaagtcttaaatcttatGTGATCAATTAAAcgtttaagattcaattgtatTTCATACATAAGATTTAGAACTTATAATACACATTTTGCAAATCAGATTTTTACATGCCAACTCTACAGAGTGAAGCGCATACTAACATCATTAAGATAAAAATCTGTACCAATCATCAAATGCAATCATCCTTTGATTTATATCATCCACAACTCAGTTATCTGATTCATTGAGTGTAACTGAGAATCATATAGAAATCTCAAAGTCACTGGCCCATGTACAACTTTACGTTCTATGCACCGGAGTGCATTCCGATGCTCAATTTCTGTGGAGGTAAAAACGCAAAGGAATTGATAAAAACATAATATTGCAATTCATCTTCCCAAAGTATGATACAATGTTCATGAATGGCAATGCCTGGAGGGCGATCCAATCTTGTTACCTGAATCCGAGACATCAAGTCCAACATACTTTTCGCTAACATCCAAGCCTGGCAAGCGGCCGTTTTTCTGCCTATGCACCATCAATACGTCCTGGAAGCCTGGAACAAGCTCAAAGGTTTCGCGTCCCTCATCTACAAACACAATGAACCCTGTTGACAAACTTCACTTAATGACTCAAGCTACATGCTAGGAAAATTAAGCAGAGACCAAATGGAAATATCCATCGATTCAAGCAAGGCAGTGATGTCAGAGACGCAAACTCTCACGAAGCAAATCAACCACTACATACTATTCGTATCTCAAGTGatacccaataaaataaaaccaaaaacaaGTACTGGAAGCAGCATAAGGAGCAGCTTTACGACTAGAGGTAGCATCCGCATAGCTATCACAAGTCACGCTAAAGCACGTAGCTTGCACGAGCAATGAGCTCCAGCGACGACACGAGCTTGTGCGGCACGGTGCTGAGCTTCTTCACACTCCTTGGCCCTCATCGACTCCTTGGCAAATTCGTGACTTCCATCGTTTTACTCTTCCGTTGTTCTTTTGGCCGGTTTCGATGTCACGAACACAGAGAGAAATTGCACGAGCGGACGGTCTCGCTGAAATCGGGTGGAGGAGACAGTCAAAACTTCATTGTAACCGGCCCTCTCAATTCTCTTGTATTCGCAGACTCAAGGTTGGGCCAGTCTAACCATCGTGAGCCACCAGTTAGACCCGGTTTCAATCGAACGACTACTCATGTATAGTTTGTTTTCTGTAAATTTTAGTCTTCGAAATAGACAAGGGAACATTCGAATTGTTATGATATTAGAAAGGAACCCACGCAGTGAggaagttattaaaaaaattacaaattacaaAATCTCGTATCTTTATGATACACACGAAATATTATTATATGaagtacaaaataaaaaatgactttCAGTTGAAGTCGGCGTTAGttatttttattctgttttgactctaaagtaataaaaatatggGGCTAAAAGAAATGGATTGAAAATGGAATTGGTTGGGCCACATGAAAAAATGGGACTAGATGAAAGAACTAGATATACTTAGAGTGCATTTGTTTTGCggtaaatgaatgatttagaaaatattttcctaaaaatagttATTTGTATTACTTaccaaaatgaattgaaaaaaacaTCTTCAtcgttcataaaaatatttggatATAAATTTTTGTTAGTAATGAAAATGTTGTTCAtggactaattatttcaaatgatataaacaattatttttaggaaaatattttccaaatcgtacattttctgtgaaacaaattGAACcttatttgatcaaatttttgtttcgaaATACACTAATTTATTTACCGGTGTTTGAGGGTccatgtgacatcccgattttccaattctgttttcaattgaatgagttggggttttcatcgacgcacctatagttcttttctctaagttagccactcatgagataactagcctatcagatAAAGCCATTAAAGAATCTAAACgtaataaacttgagaattcaactaggaattaactactcgatcgtgctaatctgcaagggccATTAcaacacagttaaaaatcaattagagatcagagataagtTGTTTCGACAAAGGTACGTGATTAGTGTataggtgattccacctaattgcaaaattcttgtcaatcggcactaaaccgatttttctatcattttggtatcaTGTGTCCACATTTGAAATCTCGGAATATTCACGATAACCGAGAGTcactaatgtgtcgaagatgtacgttGTGGCTTGGAAATAGTCAAGCACGAGTCAAATGagctaaaaaatcctaaaaactACTCGGTATGTTAGAttacgctaaaatcacgtcagattgaaattaaccgcgaatttgaacccgatttcaaaaattgaaagttatgtcatgTTACAAGTCATTTTGGAACCGTCGACTCATCTTctaagatttttctgcaaatcgagattttcgGCAAATTTTCAAAGGGTATTTTGGACCGGAAAAATTTGAGGGCCGCTTTTGGTCATGTTTTTGGGATTTGAGTTGAACgaattgacaaggaaaaatgttaatttgatCATAGACATCTTGGTGGAATTTTAGGGGACCTGATTGATTTCAATTGAAGGAGAATTAGTGGGGAATTGAATCTAATTTGAGTGGGCAATACTCAAATTCGTAGCCCTCCATGTCCTCAACCTTTGAACCATCTCCAAGGCTTCCCAAGGAAGCTTTGCCATCTGCTTTTGGCTGAGGAAGCTAGCCCATCCATGGTGGGGCCTCTTCTAGGAGACAAAGGGAtagaagaagagcaagagagaCCCTCCAAGTAAGAGTTGTCCCATTTCTTCCTCCCTCAACTtcactttctccattgttgaagtGTTGAGAGCTCTAGAAAACCAGAGGAACCAGCCAAGACGAGTAGCAAGCTAGCCAAGCCCTGCCTGAAGTCGTCCGAGCTCCCCCGCACCAATCGCTGTTGTCGTGCGTCCAAGCTGTTCAGCTGCTATTCCATGTGCATTTGGGCATCCTCCTGTGTCGTCGAGCTCCCTTAGGCCGCTTGGAAGCTAGCCAGCTCAACCCCGCACACCGCCTAGCCCCGTAGCCACCCGTCTCCGCCGTTTCCAGCCGTTCCAGCCGCTGGAGTTGCTCGGTTCAGCCTTGGACAAACGAAGTTCCAGCAAGAGCTGAAACTTCGTGGCTCATTTTAGGTCACTTTTGGACCTCTCTTGGCATTGCCTCTAGGAGGTTTGTTGCCTGCCTCCGCGTTGtcgtcgccgtggactcaccggactgctaaaccggtgagtttactcactaaaccttgcttaggaggttaattatgcttaagaaTTGTTTATATTAGCTTAAGTATAGATTACTGATAATCTATAATGGTTATATTAGTCTTAGAAGGATCAATGTTAatctaattagtgagattagcaCTATTGATGATAGATTAGTCGAATCTAGTGGAATTCCTGCAATTCTAATCTCTAGACCTTCATCGTTTGCCATTTTTGCAGATCGAAATGAGTTGCGAATTTGAAGTTAGTgtcttttgagaaatttttagaCATCATCATATACAATATGTATTTTACTCAGGATTTTTAAgagatttaaaagaatgagatatCAGTTCCATCATTTGCAAACAAAATCTCttagagtttgaatttttattaactcttagagtttgaatttcaaaatagtttcttcacaaaaagttgtttttcacatCTTCTattttaacatactcaaatttcagaccAAACGAACATGTTTTGGACcttgaaccaaactgattttggaagaCAGACTTTCTGGAAACAGACCCAGTTTTTTATGCTGGATTGAGTGATTTATTGGGCCGAATATACAAGGATTTGGGTTtaggtgtcttcatgaaaatttttattttatgtgtgttttacaacatactaaaatttgggaattttcgaaCTCTTTCGATTaggtttctggatttaaacttggagacgcgTGAGTGACCCAGTTTCTACCAATTAGGATCGATTTTACTTTTGTGATGGTTCTTGATGCTTTGCTTGCTTTAATTAGTGTTTTCAACGACTTgtggatttaatttattatttatttaattttggaaaaatactgTTCATGAAACACTATTCATGCACACTGTTCACGTGCCTTATTCATCCAAAATGCGAAAAGTAGTCTAATTTTATGTGTGTTGATTTTATCAAGTGAATGGATGTGTAAATACATGGGCATCCGCATGAATTGAGTGAAGATTTGTGCATATTTGATGATACGGTTAGTTTGTGACATTCCTAGAGTTTATACTTGATGATCATGTGATAGTTTATAGTAATAGTAAGGTGACTATTGAATGTCGAGGTGACATAAGGTGTGTTGAGGAAACCCCATAAATTATGAGCTGgtaaagaactaagtgctacacgaggATGAGACTTCGTGTGAGTCACATCTACTGCCTTATACCATTATTTATTGTAATCAagggctaagtgttacatggCAACCTAAGTCGCATGGGAATTACCTCTAGTACCTTGCAATATTGTCATGCATAGTGAAGAGCTAAGTGCTACACAAGAATGAAACTTCGTGTGAGTCGCCTCGAGTGTCT
Protein-coding regions in this window:
- the LOC104443802 gene encoding oxalate--CoA ligase; this encodes MGEELALTGLLKKVASDFPDRTAVSTCGEVDLTHAQLQKLVDHTATLLAASGVGAGDVVALAFPNTVEFVILFLAVIRCRATAAPLNPIYTAKEFEFYLSYSGSKLLLTPQEENQRAQDAASKLNIPRLTAKLHSADSRITLSSTGIKPSLVSMSKVVNDPSDVALLLHTSGTVSHPKRLLLTQRNLASSVQNIKWVYKLTESDSTVIVLPLFRVHGLVAGLLSSLAAGAAVALPAAVKFSAPTFWADMISYNATWYTADAIFHKKILKCHLRKQEPAYPKLRFVTSCSASPAPSIRARLEEAFGAPVLEAYAMTDATHLMAANPLPEDGEHKPGSVGRPVGQEMAILDEHGAIQAAGASGEVCIKGPNVTEENETETERGGEEGDHSLELTIDMEFEKFSGPKKFSYEELMIATAGGKILGKGGFGVVYEGHLRDARTQVAVKIINSDSHQGIKEYKSEVMTLGQLRHRNLTPLTGYCHEANKFILVYEFMREGSLEDHLFKGRSLLTWERRYNIALGLASAVYYLHEQCDQCVIHRDIKSSNTMLDEKFNAKLGDFGLARLVDHARGPKTTELIGTRGYVAPEYYIFGKASKETDIYSFGVVLLEIGSGRRVIDSNRDPIGLVEWLWKQYGPKKLVHAVDERLGKDFDKKQAEALMIAGLWCAHPIATSRPSIEEAMAVLNLKAKAKLHKLPLKMPQSLRSIDRKVSPGCLGFWADASL